The genomic interval TACTATCGGCGGGCAAAGCCAGCTGATCAAATTACGTTGGGGGGCTGATGCAGAAGCGCTGAAGTTCGAAGGCGCAGATCAGTTCATCAAATTTGCATTGGGTGAGAATGTGAAACAGTCCAACTGGGGCGACCGCCAGCGCGAGCGTTTCCCTCAGACGCGTATGGGGGTAGAGCAGGTGCTGACAGATGCCTTTACCCGTGCACGCGATTATGAAAAGGCCGGTCCTGGTAAGCGCCGCGACCTTGAGCTGGACGCGCTTGTAGAGATACTGAACAGTAAACGCTTTATTACCTGCCACTCTTATGTACAGAGCGAGATCAACATGCTGATGCACGTAGCAGATAGTTTCCATTTCCATGTGAACACCTTCACCCATATCCTGGAAGGGTACAAGGTGGCTGATAAAATGAAACAGCATGGCGCGGGCGCCGGTACCTTTGCGGACTGGTGGGCATATAAGATGGAAGTACAGGATGCCATTCCATACAATGCTACAATCATGCAACGTGTAGGGGTGAATGTTGCTATCAATTCTGATGATGCTGAAATGGCCCGCAGGCTGAACCAGGAAGCAGCGAAAAGCATTAAATACGGCGATATGACCGAAGAGGAAGCCCTGAAACTGGTGACCCTCAACCCGGCAAAGCTCCTGCATGTAGACGCCCGTGTGGGTAGTATCAAGGCCGGTAAAGACGCCGACCTGGTACTCTGGAGCGATAACCCGCTCAGCATTTATGCAAAGGCTGACAAGACCCTGGTAGATGGTGTTGTGTATTTCGACAGAGAGAAAGACCTGGAACTGCGTCAGCGTATCAGCACTGAGCGCAACCGCCTGGTGCTGAAAATGCTGGGAGAGAAAAAGAAAGGTACACCTACCCAGAAGGCCTCGACTACACTGGAAGAAATGTACCATTGTGAAGACCTGCAGGGCGGCCATCAGCAACGCCTGACAGATGGAAACAACGAATTGTAATTGCCGGACGCATCAACTAAACATCATGAAACGGATCATCTTAACATATATCACCGCGCTTTCCTGTACGGCTGCATTGGCCCAGGAAACAATCTATCCTGCCCCGCCGCAGGGAAAGACCATTTACATCATCAATGCCACTATCCATGTTGGTAACGGACAGGTGCTTGAAAACGGCGCATTGACCTTTTCCAATGGTAAGATCACTGCCGTGGGCAATAATCTGCCCGCTCCGGGCGCCGATGGGACCATTATGGACCTGAAAGGGCAACATGTATATCCTGGCGTTATTTCACCACTCACGAACCTGGGTCTGACCGAGGTAGAAGCTGTAAGAGCTACCAACGACTATACCGAGGTGGGGGAGATCAACCCTTCTGTACGTTCACTGGTAGCCTATAATACTGATTCTAAAGTGATCAATACCCTCCGTTCCAATGGTATCCTGCTGGCACAGGTAACGCCTGAAGGAGGAATGATACCCGGTTCTTCTTCTGTAGTGCAGCTCGACGCATGGAACTGGGAAGATGCCGCTTATAGGAAAGATGGGGCCATTCATTTCTATATGCCCAGCCTCCTGCCACCGCCATCCATGCCGGGACGTTTTTTCACCGTTACGAAAGACAGGGCAGAAGAATTTGCAGAACAGACAGGTAAGGTGCGTGCCTTTCTGAATGAGGCAAAAGCTTATCTGCAGGAAGACAAACATACCGCAGTTAACCTCAAGTTTGAAGCCGTAAAAGGGCTGTTCACCAAAGAACAGAAACTATTCGTTCACTGCAACCTGGTGAAGGAAATGCTGGTAGCTGTTGACTTTGCAAAGGAGTTCGGGATCGATGTGGTGATTGCCGGAGGAGCAGATTCCTGGATCATTGCGGATGTTCTGAAACAGAACAATATCGCCGTTGTGCTCACACAGCCACATAGCCTGCCGCTGACGCCAGACGATGATGTGGACCAGCCTTATAAAACAGCCGCTCAGTTACAGCAGGCGGGAGTATTGTTCTGCCTGAGCAATGAGGGGTTCTGGCAACAGCGTAACCTGCCCTTTGAAGCAGGCACGGCCAGTACCTATGGGCTTACGAAGGAACAGGCGCTGACCGCCGTGACCTTAAATACAGCCCGCATCCTGGGTATTGATAAAAACACCGGTTCCCTGGAAACAGGCAAGGACGCCAATATCGTTATCAGTACCGGCGACCTGCTGGATATGCGCAGCAGCATAGTCACCCATGCCTTTATCCAGGGCAGGAAGATCAACCTGGACAATAAACAGAAACAGCTGTACGAGCGTTATAAACATAAGTACGGACTGAAGTAAGGAATCAGAAAATAGCTGAAAAGCAGGGTGTTGTACTAACAATACCCTGCTTTTTTTTTAGTTATGGCATGAAATTTATTGTTTCATAGCAAACACATTAAGAAATGGGAGCAATCCTCAAAAGAGAAGATGCTATCCGGAAGGTTTCCGACCTGATCAATGAAGTACGGGTATGCATGTTCACCACCATAGACGATCATGGACATGTCATTTCCAGGCCTATGGCCACTGTCGATGTGGATAAGGATGGAAATGTATGGTTCTTTTC from Chitinophaga filiformis carries:
- a CDS encoding amidohydrolase family protein, whose amino-acid sequence is MKRIILTYITALSCTAALAQETIYPAPPQGKTIYIINATIHVGNGQVLENGALTFSNGKITAVGNNLPAPGADGTIMDLKGQHVYPGVISPLTNLGLTEVEAVRATNDYTEVGEINPSVRSLVAYNTDSKVINTLRSNGILLAQVTPEGGMIPGSSSVVQLDAWNWEDAAYRKDGAIHFYMPSLLPPPSMPGRFFTVTKDRAEEFAEQTGKVRAFLNEAKAYLQEDKHTAVNLKFEAVKGLFTKEQKLFVHCNLVKEMLVAVDFAKEFGIDVVIAGGADSWIIADVLKQNNIAVVLTQPHSLPLTPDDDVDQPYKTAAQLQQAGVLFCLSNEGFWQQRNLPFEAGTASTYGLTKEQALTAVTLNTARILGIDKNTGSLETGKDANIVISTGDLLDMRSSIVTHAFIQGRKINLDNKQKQLYERYKHKYGLK